A genomic segment from Lignipirellula cremea encodes:
- a CDS encoding lactate racemase domain-containing protein translates to MPWIQETATEFTRPEVEQFVVQTVEQARQRIAGTPKRVLLLPPDITRMHSGAGWITEKFYELLSDEADVHVIPTLGQHEPHTPEQNRQMFGAIPNERIHAHDWRNGVTHIGEIPADYVKEVSGGAADWAIPVSLNSMLMDESWDLIINIGHVVPHEVLGFANHNKNYFIGLGGKDTICASHMMAACCGIENNLGNLLTPTRQCFNKAEDELLGHLPDLYVQVVLARSPDGRLVHTGYHAGDDLETYLSAARQAREQNINVLDEPLSKVVCVMQGDEFFSTWVANKAVYRTRMALADGGELLILAPGLKRFGEQPEVDTFIRKYGYCGTPKVMDGYHQHADMQDLAHATAHLIHGSSEDRFTIRYAPGHLTKEEVEGVNFEYADLAEMLKKYPIDQLSEGWNTLPDGERFYFIPTPSAGLWATREKLHNRATGFGESV, encoded by the coding sequence ATGCCTTGGATTCAAGAAACGGCGACGGAATTTACGCGGCCCGAAGTCGAACAGTTCGTCGTTCAGACAGTGGAACAGGCCCGCCAGCGGATCGCAGGCACACCCAAACGCGTGTTGCTGCTGCCCCCCGACATCACCCGAATGCACTCCGGCGCGGGGTGGATTACGGAAAAATTCTACGAGTTGCTATCCGACGAAGCGGATGTCCATGTGATCCCCACGCTGGGCCAGCATGAACCGCATACGCCGGAGCAGAACCGGCAGATGTTCGGCGCCATCCCCAATGAGCGGATCCACGCCCATGACTGGCGAAACGGCGTGACGCACATCGGCGAGATTCCGGCCGACTACGTGAAAGAAGTCTCCGGCGGCGCCGCCGACTGGGCCATTCCTGTTTCGCTCAACTCCATGTTGATGGACGAGTCCTGGGACCTGATCATCAACATCGGCCATGTCGTCCCGCACGAGGTGCTGGGCTTCGCCAACCATAACAAAAACTACTTCATCGGCCTGGGCGGCAAGGATACGATCTGCGCCTCCCACATGATGGCCGCCTGCTGCGGCATTGAAAATAACCTGGGCAATCTGCTCACGCCGACCCGCCAGTGCTTCAACAAAGCAGAAGACGAATTGCTGGGCCATCTGCCCGACCTGTACGTGCAGGTGGTGCTGGCCCGTTCGCCCGACGGCCGCCTGGTGCATACGGGCTACCACGCCGGCGACGACCTGGAAACGTACCTGTCCGCCGCCCGCCAGGCCCGCGAGCAGAACATCAATGTGCTCGATGAACCGCTCAGCAAAGTCGTCTGCGTCATGCAGGGCGATGAGTTTTTCAGCACCTGGGTGGCCAACAAGGCCGTCTATCGCACCCGCATGGCACTGGCCGACGGGGGCGAGTTGCTGATCCTGGCGCCGGGCCTCAAGCGTTTTGGCGAACAGCCCGAGGTCGACACGTTCATCCGCAAGTACGGCTACTGCGGCACGCCGAAGGTGATGGACGGCTATCACCAGCACGCCGACATGCAGGACCTGGCCCACGCCACGGCCCACCTGATCCACGGCTCGTCGGAAGATCGCTTCACCATCCGTTACGCCCCCGGCCATTTGACGAAGGAAGAAGTCGAAGGCGTCAACTTCGAGTACGCCGACCTGGCCGAGATGCTCAAAAAGTACCCGATCGACCAGCTCTCCGAAGGCTGGAACACCCTGCCCGACGGAGAACGCTTCTACTTCATCCCCACCCCCTCCGCCGGCCTCTGGGCCACCCGGGAAAAGCTCCACAACCGAGCCACCGGCTTCGGTGAATCGGTTTAA
- a CDS encoding S1C family serine protease has protein sequence MEEPLSPPDPERSPAAENLDSAPAIRRSSTSSASSRESSQDVPPEPADLPHTEADTSSAKTRTTRTRVHPPEPAEPDGLTWLLSKLAWIVLFLMGAALFQWAGPWAVEEIQYSITRGQERARHDAAQEFVQDHPLNQLSQMYGVVSKIVSPSVVHINTSNARRVPYVVDDEQPLALPPPDEIQGQGSGVILDPRGFIVTNYHVVRGASNIQVVISGQRPIDAVIVGFDQETDLALLRVEADNLIPAQWGDSDEIETGSLVWAIGSPFGLERSITSGILSAKHRAGKAGTIYQDFLQTDAAVNPGNSGGPLVDSAGRVIGINTAIVGQTYQGISFAIPSNVAREVVERIRASGHFSRGWLGVQLGEVTPDRAQQLGTAVGVGAYIIDVVPHRSGKSPAAEAGIIAGDVIIAWNGATIDSPNTLSQQVARTQVGSRVPVVLFRQGRQVQLEATVGERAPGM, from the coding sequence ATGGAAGAGCCACTTTCTCCCCCGGATCCTGAACGATCCCCGGCAGCGGAAAACCTGGACTCGGCGCCCGCGATCCGTCGCTCTTCGACTTCGTCTGCTTCTTCCCGCGAATCCTCACAAGACGTCCCCCCGGAACCGGCCGACCTGCCGCACACGGAAGCAGACACCTCCTCCGCAAAAACGCGGACCACCCGCACCCGCGTGCATCCGCCCGAACCGGCAGAACCCGACGGGCTGACCTGGCTGCTGTCCAAGCTGGCCTGGATCGTCCTGTTTTTGATGGGCGCCGCCCTGTTCCAGTGGGCCGGCCCCTGGGCGGTCGAAGAGATCCAGTACTCCATCACCCGCGGACAGGAGCGGGCGCGTCACGATGCGGCCCAAGAGTTTGTGCAGGATCACCCGCTGAATCAGCTCTCGCAGATGTACGGCGTGGTGTCAAAGATCGTCAGTCCGAGCGTGGTGCATATCAACACCAGCAACGCCCGTCGCGTGCCGTATGTGGTCGACGACGAACAGCCGCTGGCGCTGCCGCCGCCTGATGAAATCCAGGGGCAGGGCTCCGGCGTGATTCTGGACCCGCGCGGTTTCATCGTGACCAACTACCACGTGGTGCGGGGCGCTTCCAACATTCAAGTGGTGATCAGCGGCCAGCGGCCGATCGACGCCGTGATTGTGGGCTTCGACCAGGAAACCGACCTGGCCCTGCTCCGCGTCGAAGCCGACAACCTGATTCCCGCCCAGTGGGGCGACAGCGACGAGATTGAAACGGGCTCGCTGGTCTGGGCGATCGGCAGTCCGTTCGGCCTGGAACGCAGTATTACCTCGGGAATCTTGAGCGCGAAACACCGGGCCGGCAAAGCAGGGACCATCTATCAGGACTTTCTGCAGACCGACGCCGCCGTGAACCCCGGCAACAGCGGCGGCCCGCTGGTCGATTCGGCCGGCAGGGTGATCGGCATCAACACAGCGATTGTGGGCCAGACCTACCAGGGAATCAGCTTCGCCATTCCCAGCAATGTGGCCCGCGAAGTGGTCGAGCGGATCCGCGCCAGCGGACACTTCAGTCGCGGCTGGCTGGGGGTGCAGCTGGGCGAGGTGACTCCCGACCGGGCCCAGCAACTGGGAACAGCCGTGGGGGTGGGAGCCTATATTATCGATGTCGTGCCCCACCGCTCCGGCAAATCGCCCGCTGCCGAGGCCGGCATCATCGCCGGCGACGTGATCATCGCCTGGAACGGAGCGACAATCGACAGCCCCAACACGCTCAGCCAGCAGGTCGCCCGCACCCAGGTCGGCAGCCGCGTGCCGGTCGTTCTCTTCCGCCAGGGCCGCCAGGTGCAGCTGGAAGCCACCGTCGGCGAGCGCGCCCCGGGCATGTAG
- a CDS encoding ATP dependent DNA ligase, which translates to MPSSYNLQPTETPSGIATCTNCGAEGEPSAEAWCRQCGFYPALGSCIEIAPAEVETSEDEEETAPIPENLLQHLMQMPAWMWALIGCSLSGIVVAVAGRLLTGEGSFARMAWAFGQLGLALVVVMTAQLWALLIALKHDVKYGPFDFLGKPIAIWFPTFAELPATCARVGLALVGLSGMFGALVVVGGIPYHWLWEYEPAQKKNPNLLKEIVKNADELAKYSGESSSDSLEDAVSDFAGEVEDKDDKEAYLDSLAEDLRRSLTGKEEIDPRPESLNCLIVGYRVHTKGDNQGKLKTLLVASPVKQKLRIVAMVSEGFDQPVSEFDSQTVGDQLLEELRQIGRSEAVVRNPYTAEWVKPVLACNIKFASWLDGTQLLNPAFDRLVKDFRRR; encoded by the coding sequence ATGCCCTCCTCGTACAATCTCCAACCCACCGAAACCCCCTCGGGAATCGCTACCTGCACGAACTGCGGCGCGGAGGGAGAGCCTTCGGCCGAAGCCTGGTGCCGGCAGTGCGGGTTCTATCCGGCCCTGGGCAGCTGTATTGAAATTGCCCCGGCCGAAGTGGAGACTTCCGAGGACGAAGAAGAAACCGCGCCGATTCCTGAGAATCTGCTGCAGCATCTCATGCAGATGCCGGCCTGGATGTGGGCCCTGATCGGGTGCTCCCTGAGCGGGATCGTCGTCGCCGTCGCTGGTCGCCTGCTGACGGGCGAAGGCAGCTTCGCCCGGATGGCGTGGGCGTTCGGCCAGCTCGGCCTGGCTCTGGTCGTGGTGATGACGGCCCAGCTGTGGGCCCTGTTGATCGCCCTCAAGCACGATGTCAAATACGGCCCGTTCGACTTTCTGGGGAAGCCGATCGCCATCTGGTTTCCGACCTTTGCCGAACTGCCCGCCACCTGCGCCCGCGTTGGGCTGGCCCTGGTGGGACTGTCGGGCATGTTCGGGGCGCTGGTCGTGGTCGGCGGGATTCCCTATCACTGGCTGTGGGAATATGAGCCCGCCCAGAAAAAGAACCCGAACCTGCTGAAAGAGATTGTGAAAAACGCTGACGAACTGGCCAAATACTCAGGCGAGTCCAGCAGCGATTCGCTGGAAGACGCCGTTAGCGATTTCGCCGGCGAGGTCGAGGATAAAGACGATAAAGAGGCCTACCTGGACAGCCTGGCCGAAGATCTTCGTCGCTCGTTGACAGGGAAGGAAGAAATCGACCCGCGGCCTGAATCGCTGAACTGCCTGATCGTCGGTTATCGCGTGCATACCAAAGGCGACAACCAGGGGAAACTCAAAACCTTGCTGGTCGCGTCGCCCGTCAAACAGAAGCTGCGGATCGTCGCCATGGTGAGCGAGGGCTTCGATCAGCCGGTGAGCGAATTCGATTCCCAGACCGTCGGCGACCAGTTGCTGGAGGAACTCCGCCAGATCGGCCGCTCCGAAGCCGTGGTCCGAAATCCCTATACGGCCGAGTGGGTCAAACCGGTGCTCGCCTGTAATATCAAGTTCGCCTCCTGGCTGGACGGCACCCAGCTGTTGAACCCGGCGTTCGACCGACT